From the Chloroflexus aurantiacus J-10-fl genome, one window contains:
- a CDS encoding arsenate reductase (azurin) small subunit: protein MEDREISPSEEEAARSPKPRLDRRSFLKLSSISGAAAVLAACAAQPPAPTAVPPTAAPQAPAPTAAPAPSPVVVTETVEVPLISEVLPYPRIKVATLNDLQSGAFGASYPDQFSPIQILKIGKKVPGGVGPDGDIVAYSGLCTHMGCPMTYDPATKIFVCPCHYSHFDAAADAMLISGPATQHLPRIVLEVEGQDIYAVGAQGLIYGRPHNLSLTEL from the coding sequence ATGGAAGATCGAGAGATCAGCCCGTCGGAAGAGGAGGCTGCGCGTAGCCCGAAGCCCCGGCTAGATCGGCGTAGTTTTCTCAAGCTCAGCTCGATCAGTGGTGCGGCGGCAGTGCTGGCAGCCTGTGCGGCTCAACCTCCGGCACCGACGGCTGTACCACCGACCGCAGCGCCGCAGGCTCCGGCGCCAACCGCAGCTCCGGCACCGTCGCCGGTTGTGGTCACCGAGACGGTGGAAGTGCCGCTGATTAGTGAGGTTCTGCCCTATCCGCGGATCAAAGTTGCAACTCTTAACGATCTGCAAAGTGGTGCTTTTGGTGCCAGTTATCCCGATCAGTTTTCCCCCATTCAGATATTGAAGATTGGCAAGAAAGTTCCCGGTGGTGTTGGGCCAGATGGGGATATTGTTGCCTATAGCGGGTTGTGCACCCATATGGGCTGTCCGATGACTTACGATCCCGCGACAAAGATCTTTGTTTGTCCCTGTCACTACAGCCATTTCGATGCTGCCGCTGATGCCATGCTGATTAGTGGTCCGGCGACGCAGCATCTACCCCGGATCGTCCTGGAAGTCGAAGGTCAGGATATCTACGCTGTAGGGGCGCAAGGTCTGATCTATGGGCGTCCGCATAATCTGAGCCTGACAGAGCTGTAG
- a CDS encoding response regulator transcription factor gives MIRVFIVDDHPIVREGLRSLIQHQPDMTLVGEADDGTKVISSITTLKPDVVVIDLRMPGLDGLGVLRQAQALTPAPSCLVLSSYNEPDYVIAAIEAGARGFLLKQSAYTAILDAIRAIANGEYVISPNLVGVLFTNVAELQRERLRQALADDESALRLLKALADGATTLEIGAMLHMSEVTVKRRIQDLIKLLGVRNRTQLVAEAVRRGWI, from the coding sequence GTGATCCGGGTCTTCATTGTTGATGACCACCCGATTGTGCGTGAAGGTTTGCGGAGTCTGATCCAGCATCAGCCTGATATGACGCTGGTCGGGGAAGCCGATGACGGTACCAAAGTGATTTCGTCCATCACCACCTTGAAGCCTGATGTGGTGGTGATCGATCTCCGGATGCCGGGTCTTGATGGGCTGGGGGTGTTACGACAGGCTCAGGCGCTTACACCTGCACCATCGTGTCTGGTGCTTTCCAGCTACAACGAACCTGACTATGTGATTGCGGCAATCGAAGCCGGGGCACGTGGCTTTCTCCTCAAGCAGAGTGCCTACACGGCCATTCTTGATGCGATTCGGGCCATCGCTAACGGCGAATATGTCATCTCGCCGAATCTGGTGGGTGTACTGTTTACAAACGTGGCTGAACTTCAGCGCGAGCGGTTGCGTCAGGCGTTGGCCGATGATGAGAGTGCGTTGCGCCTGCTGAAAGCCCTGGCGGATGGCGCTACCACCTTAGAGATTGGGGCTATGCTGCATATGAGTGAGGTGACGGTCAAGCGCCGGATTCAGGATCTGATCAAACTCCTCGGTGTGCGTAATCGGACGCAACTGGTGGCAGAGGCAGTGCGGCGTGGTTGGATTTAG
- a CDS encoding cation-translocating P-type ATPase yields the protein MTLSTSKQDPAQPRWHALELTDVFTHLNSSPTGLTPDEAAKRLSIYGPNELQAAARVSPWTLLLNQFKNVLIIILLIATGLSLLLGHGIESVAIIVIVLFAVLLGFIQEYRAERAIEALRRMAAPNATVLRDGIEQSVPAHTLVPGDVVLLRAGDRVPADLRLIEALNLQVEEAALTGESVPVEKTAAITLPAEAPVAERRNMVYAGTSISYGRGRGVVVATGMQTEFGVIATMLQTIETGRTPLQDNLDRVGHILARSALVIVAVITLLGFWRGQPPVEMIIFGIALAVAVVPEALPAVVTISLAIGVQRMVKRNALMRRLPAVETLGSTSVICTDKTGTLTKDEMTARRLFVAGRWWDITGSGYDPVGEFRCDDRTTPADEAVRRLLEGAVLASDARIVYREQRWHAQGDPTEAALVVAAIKAGLVVEEVVSRAPRIAEIPFSSETKRMITLHEVEGERVAYAKGAPEVIVSACSHWLTPNGVAPLQPEDRDTILQAAQTMASRALRVLAVATKATADVADAEHDLTLLGLVGMIDPPRPEAKAAIQTCQQAGIRVVMITGDHPLTAAAIARELGLLTHGRVITGVELDTLSDEEFARTVETIDVYARVAPVHKLRVVTTLQQKGYVVAMTGDGVNDAPALKKADIGIAMGITGTDVTKEAAAMTITDDNFASIVAAVEEGRRIFGNIKKYLMYLLSSNIGEITLMAGATFAGLPLPLTAVQILYVNLATDGLPALALAVDPPEDDLMRQPPRDPRRGIFTRPVVGLMLAGGLWSALVNISLFVWALQSGRGLAEAMTMTFVSLVLIQFFKAYNFRSDHLSVFHRPFANRWLNLAILWELILLLGVVYLPFLHEPFGTFPLSLIDWVIIGGVALTIVPVLELVKWVLRHRVPAVPVVEGDKAVQ from the coding sequence ATGACCCTATCCACCTCTAAACAAGACCCGGCTCAACCACGCTGGCATGCACTCGAACTAACTGATGTTTTTACCCATCTGAACAGCTCACCCACCGGTTTGACGCCGGATGAGGCAGCAAAACGCCTGTCGATCTACGGCCCAAACGAGTTACAGGCAGCAGCGCGCGTCTCACCATGGACATTGCTACTCAACCAGTTTAAGAATGTCCTGATTATCATCCTCTTGATCGCTACCGGTCTGTCATTGTTGCTCGGTCACGGGATCGAATCAGTTGCCATTATCGTTATCGTGCTCTTTGCCGTATTGCTCGGTTTCATCCAGGAATACCGTGCCGAACGGGCAATTGAAGCACTCCGCCGTATGGCTGCACCCAATGCGACTGTGTTACGTGATGGCATTGAGCAGTCTGTCCCCGCGCACACACTGGTGCCCGGCGATGTTGTGCTATTACGCGCTGGAGATCGCGTTCCCGCCGATCTCCGCCTCATTGAAGCGCTGAATCTGCAAGTGGAAGAGGCAGCGCTCACCGGCGAGTCGGTGCCGGTTGAGAAGACTGCCGCCATCACCTTGCCCGCCGAAGCCCCGGTTGCCGAACGCAGGAATATGGTCTACGCCGGAACATCGATCAGTTATGGTCGTGGTCGGGGAGTGGTGGTAGCCACCGGTATGCAGACCGAGTTCGGGGTGATTGCCACGATGCTGCAAACGATTGAGACCGGGCGCACCCCCCTGCAAGACAACCTCGACCGGGTTGGACATATCCTTGCCCGATCAGCCCTGGTCATTGTCGCTGTGATTACCTTGCTCGGCTTTTGGCGCGGCCAACCACCGGTCGAGATGATTATCTTCGGCATCGCACTCGCGGTTGCGGTCGTTCCTGAAGCATTACCGGCAGTGGTAACCATCTCACTGGCTATCGGCGTTCAGCGCATGGTGAAGCGTAATGCGTTAATGCGTCGGTTGCCGGCAGTCGAAACCCTCGGCAGCACCTCGGTCATTTGCACCGACAAAACCGGCACCCTGACCAAAGACGAGATGACAGCGCGCCGGCTCTTTGTTGCCGGCCGCTGGTGGGACATTACCGGTTCTGGGTACGATCCGGTGGGCGAGTTTCGGTGCGATGATCGGACAACACCTGCTGATGAAGCTGTACGTCGGTTGCTCGAAGGTGCGGTGCTGGCATCCGATGCCCGCATTGTCTACCGCGAACAACGCTGGCATGCCCAGGGTGATCCAACCGAAGCAGCCCTGGTCGTCGCCGCCATCAAGGCCGGCCTGGTTGTTGAGGAGGTCGTAAGTCGAGCACCGCGCATTGCTGAAATCCCCTTTTCGTCGGAAACGAAACGGATGATCACCCTCCATGAAGTCGAGGGCGAAAGAGTCGCTTACGCTAAAGGGGCCCCAGAGGTGATTGTCAGTGCCTGTAGTCATTGGCTAACCCCCAACGGCGTTGCCCCGTTGCAGCCTGAAGATCGCGACACCATATTGCAGGCCGCGCAGACTATGGCCAGTCGTGCCCTGCGTGTGCTGGCAGTTGCCACCAAAGCCACCGCCGATGTAGCCGATGCTGAACACGATCTGACTCTGCTCGGTCTGGTCGGCATGATCGATCCACCCCGTCCCGAAGCCAAAGCAGCCATTCAAACCTGTCAACAAGCCGGTATTCGGGTCGTCATGATTACCGGCGACCACCCGTTAACCGCCGCCGCCATTGCGCGTGAACTGGGTCTGCTCACCCACGGGCGCGTAATAACCGGTGTCGAACTCGATACGTTGAGCGACGAAGAGTTTGCGCGTACTGTCGAGACTATCGATGTCTATGCCCGCGTCGCGCCAGTACACAAACTGCGCGTGGTGACGACCCTACAGCAAAAGGGATATGTGGTCGCGATGACCGGCGATGGCGTGAACGATGCACCTGCGCTGAAGAAGGCCGACATCGGCATCGCCATGGGGATTACCGGTACCGATGTCACCAAAGAGGCAGCGGCCATGACCATCACCGACGACAATTTTGCGTCAATTGTGGCCGCTGTCGAAGAGGGACGACGCATTTTTGGCAATATCAAGAAGTACCTGATGTATCTGCTCTCGTCGAATATCGGCGAAATTACGCTGATGGCCGGGGCCACCTTCGCCGGCTTACCTCTCCCGCTGACAGCAGTACAAATCCTCTACGTCAACCTTGCCACCGATGGCCTGCCGGCCCTGGCATTAGCGGTTGATCCACCCGAAGATGACTTAATGCGCCAACCACCGCGTGATCCTCGTCGGGGCATCTTTACCCGTCCGGTCGTTGGGTTAATGCTAGCCGGTGGTTTGTGGTCAGCATTGGTCAATATCAGCCTCTTCGTCTGGGCCTTGCAGAGTGGGCGCGGTCTCGCGGAAGCAATGACGATGACATTTGTCTCGCTCGTGTTGATCCAGTTTTTCAAGGCGTATAACTTCCGCTCAGATCACCTCTCCGTCTTCCATCGCCCCTTTGCCAATCGCTGGCTCAATCTGGCTATTCTCTGGGAGCTTATCTTACTGCTGGGTGTGGTCTATCTGCCATTCTTGCATGAACCATTTGGTACATTTCCACTCTCGCTGATCGATTGGGTAATCATCGGTGGTGTCGCTTTGACCATTGTCCCGGTGTTAGAGCTGGTCAAATGGGTGCTGCGGCATCGAGTGCCCGCTGTACCGGTTGTTGAAGGTGATAAGGCGGTGCAATGA
- a CDS encoding NAD(P)H-dependent oxidoreductase, which yields MILIDTALQRAEAENRPIRVGMVGAGFMARGIALQIIRYTPGMRLVAIANRTLERAVQAYTEADVPSDAIRYVDSPATLAAALAAGAPTVTDDALLLCAADGIDVILEVTGAVEFGAQVAVTAMRHGKHVVTMNAELDGTLGAILQVYARRYGVIFTLSDGDQPGVTMNLYRFVRGLGVKPVLCGNIKGLHDPYRNPTTQANFARQWGQNPYMVTSFADGTKISFEQAVVANATGMRVAKRGMFGPTVPSGTPLADVVHDLYPLEALLAGPGIVDYVVGATPGPGVFVLGTHDHPRMQHYLNLYKLGKGPLYLFYTPYHLCHFEVPNSVARAALFGDTVLAAAGRPMVEVITAAKTDLHAGQTLDGLGGYMTYGLAENADVVQAERLLPIGLAEGCTLLRDIPKDGIISYADVQLPANRLSDQLRAEQDALFWAENR from the coding sequence ATGATCCTGATCGACACCGCACTCCAACGCGCTGAAGCCGAGAATCGCCCGATTCGGGTTGGCATGGTGGGGGCCGGTTTTATGGCGCGAGGTATTGCGCTCCAGATCATTCGCTACACTCCTGGCATGCGCCTGGTAGCAATCGCCAACCGCACGCTTGAGCGAGCAGTGCAGGCGTATACCGAGGCTGATGTGCCGTCTGACGCAATTCGCTACGTAGACTCGCCGGCAACGCTGGCGGCAGCCCTGGCGGCTGGCGCGCCGACAGTGACCGACGATGCGTTGTTGCTGTGTGCTGCCGATGGTATCGATGTCATTCTGGAGGTGACCGGCGCGGTTGAGTTTGGTGCCCAGGTAGCCGTTACGGCAATGCGCCACGGTAAGCATGTGGTGACGATGAATGCCGAACTGGACGGCACGCTCGGCGCAATTTTGCAGGTCTACGCCCGGCGCTACGGTGTAATCTTTACGCTGTCGGACGGCGATCAGCCGGGGGTGACTATGAACCTCTACCGCTTCGTGCGCGGGCTAGGGGTGAAGCCGGTGTTGTGCGGGAATATCAAAGGGTTGCACGATCCCTATCGTAATCCGACCACACAGGCCAACTTTGCTCGCCAATGGGGGCAAAACCCGTATATGGTGACCAGCTTTGCCGACGGGACGAAAATCTCGTTTGAGCAGGCCGTGGTCGCGAATGCAACCGGTATGCGGGTCGCTAAACGGGGTATGTTCGGCCCAACCGTCCCATCCGGCACACCGCTGGCCGATGTGGTTCACGACCTGTATCCGCTTGAGGCTCTGCTCGCAGGGCCGGGCATTGTTGATTACGTGGTTGGTGCCACCCCCGGCCCCGGCGTCTTTGTGCTCGGCACCCACGACCATCCGCGGATGCAGCATTATCTCAACCTGTATAAGCTGGGGAAGGGGCCACTGTATCTCTTTTACACCCCGTATCACCTGTGTCACTTTGAAGTTCCCAACTCGGTGGCGCGGGCAGCCCTGTTTGGTGATACAGTGCTGGCCGCAGCCGGGCGGCCTATGGTTGAAGTGATTACGGCGGCCAAGACCGATCTGCATGCCGGCCAGACCCTGGACGGATTGGGTGGCTACATGACGTATGGGCTGGCCGAAAATGCCGATGTGGTACAGGCCGAGCGGTTATTGCCGATTGGTCTGGCGGAAGGGTGTACCCTGTTGCGCGATATTCCCAAAGATGGGATCATTTCGTATGCCGATGTGCAACTGCCGGCAAATCGGCTGAGTGATCAGTTGCGCGCCGAACAGGATGCCTTATTCTGGGCAGAGAACCGCTGA
- the rfbC gene encoding dTDP-4-dehydrorhamnose 3,5-epimerase: MRFIPTELKDAHIIELEPREDNRGFFARVWAKDEFAEHGLVDRVVQMNLSYNRVAGTLRGMHFQHAPYAETKLVRCIRGAIYDVIIDLRPDSPTYKRWIGVKLTAANRLALYVPEGFAHGFQTLEDDTEVFYQVSQYYTPSAEGGVRYDDPAFGIEWPLPVTEMSEKDKRWPLFTG; this comes from the coding sequence ATGCGCTTCATTCCTACCGAATTGAAAGATGCCCACATTATCGAGTTGGAGCCACGCGAAGACAATCGTGGTTTCTTCGCCCGGGTTTGGGCGAAAGACGAATTTGCTGAGCATGGTCTGGTTGATCGAGTGGTGCAGATGAACCTCTCGTACAACCGGGTAGCCGGTACGCTGCGTGGTATGCACTTTCAGCACGCACCCTACGCCGAGACCAAGCTGGTGCGCTGTATCCGCGGTGCGATCTACGATGTGATCATCGACTTGCGCCCTGACTCACCGACATACAAGCGGTGGATTGGCGTGAAACTGACTGCTGCGAATCGGCTGGCGTTGTATGTTCCGGAAGGTTTTGCGCACGGCTTCCAGACCCTTGAGGACGATACGGAAGTATTCTACCAGGTTTCGCAGTACTACACCCCCAGCGCCGAAGGTGGTGTGCGCTACGATGATCCGGCGTTCGGTATCGAGTGGCCATTACCGGTTACCGAGATGAGCGAGAAAGACAAGCGCTGGCCGTTGTTTACCGGTTAG
- a CDS encoding NAD-dependent epimerase/dehydratase family protein, translated as MKVLLTGSGGYIGIVTAPYLIERGHEVVGVDTGYYESGWLFHSGQRQPALIVQDIRRLTVSDLVGFDAVVHMAELSNDPLGQLNRELTFQINHQGSVKLAQAAKAAGVTRFVYMSSCSVYGIGEEGEIKTEESPVNPQTAYAECKVLVERDLAQLADDSFSPVFLRNATAFGPSPRQRFDVVLNNLAGLAWTTGKIAMVSDGTPWRPLVHILDIAHAVACALEAPREAIHNQVFNVGDSRYNYRVREIAEIVAEVFPGCELTFGRNDGDNRSYRVDFSKIATRLPGFACRYDAVAGARQLRAVFERIGMTREIFEAPPYTRLKMLRHLIATNQLDAELFWRS; from the coding sequence ATGAAAGTCCTTTTAACCGGCAGTGGTGGCTATATCGGGATCGTTACCGCTCCTTACCTGATCGAACGTGGCCACGAGGTCGTTGGGGTTGATACCGGCTACTACGAAAGCGGCTGGCTCTTCCACAGCGGCCAACGGCAACCGGCACTCATCGTACAGGATATTCGCCGCCTGACGGTGAGTGATCTGGTTGGGTTTGATGCCGTGGTACATATGGCCGAGTTATCGAATGATCCGCTCGGCCAGCTCAATCGTGAACTGACGTTTCAGATCAATCATCAGGGGAGCGTCAAACTGGCGCAAGCGGCAAAGGCCGCCGGCGTCACCCGCTTTGTGTATATGTCGTCGTGTTCAGTCTACGGCATTGGTGAAGAGGGTGAGATTAAAACCGAGGAATCACCGGTCAATCCCCAAACCGCCTATGCCGAATGTAAGGTGCTGGTTGAGCGTGATCTGGCGCAACTGGCCGATGACTCCTTCTCACCGGTCTTTTTGCGCAACGCAACTGCGTTTGGGCCATCACCACGTCAGCGTTTCGATGTTGTACTCAACAATCTTGCGGGCCTGGCCTGGACAACCGGTAAAATTGCGATGGTGAGCGATGGCACGCCGTGGCGACCGCTGGTACACATCCTTGATATTGCCCATGCGGTGGCCTGTGCCCTGGAAGCACCCCGCGAAGCGATTCACAACCAGGTTTTCAATGTTGGCGATAGCCGGTACAATTACCGTGTGCGCGAAATTGCCGAAATTGTCGCCGAAGTCTTTCCTGGCTGTGAGCTGACGTTCGGTCGGAACGATGGCGATAATCGGAGCTACCGGGTTGATTTTAGTAAAATTGCCACGCGCCTCCCCGGTTTCGCCTGTCGGTATGATGCGGTCGCCGGCGCCCGGCAATTACGCGCAGTCTTTGAGCGGATCGGTATGACACGCGAGATCTTCGAGGCGCCGCCTTACACGCGGCTCAAGATGCTGCGTCATCTGATTGCCACCAATCAGCTTGACGCCGAACTGTTCTGGAGGAGCTGA
- the rfbF gene encoding glucose-1-phosphate cytidylyltransferase, which yields MKAVILAGGYGTRISEESAIRPKPMVEIGNRPILWHIMKIYSAHGINEFIICCGYKGHMIKEYFANYYLHHADVTFDMRENRMTVHHTAIEPWQVTLVDTGEKTMTGGRIKRIQPYVGNETFCLTYGDGVSDVDIRALIAYHREQGVTVTLTAVQPPGRFGAFTLAEDQSLIASFKEKPSGDGAYINGGFFVVEPAAFDLIAGDDTVWEREPLEQLALSGQLAAYRHHGFWHPMDTLRDKNYLEELWQSGKAPWKIWA from the coding sequence ATGAAGGCGGTCATTCTGGCTGGCGGCTACGGCACCCGGATCAGCGAAGAGAGTGCCATTCGTCCGAAACCGATGGTCGAAATCGGCAATCGGCCAATTCTCTGGCACATTATGAAGATCTATTCCGCCCACGGGATCAACGAATTCATCATCTGTTGCGGCTACAAGGGGCACATGATCAAAGAGTATTTTGCCAACTACTACCTGCATCACGCCGATGTGACCTTCGATATGCGCGAAAATCGCATGACGGTGCATCACACGGCTATCGAACCGTGGCAGGTGACTCTGGTTGATACCGGTGAGAAGACGATGACAGGCGGACGTATCAAGCGCATCCAGCCCTATGTCGGTAACGAGACCTTTTGCCTGACATATGGCGATGGCGTGAGCGATGTGGACATTCGGGCGCTGATTGCCTATCATCGCGAGCAGGGGGTGACCGTAACGCTGACCGCCGTGCAACCGCCGGGCCGTTTTGGCGCCTTTACGCTGGCCGAAGACCAGAGTCTGATTGCAAGCTTTAAAGAGAAGCCGAGTGGTGATGGTGCTTACATCAATGGTGGCTTTTTCGTAGTGGAACCGGCAGCCTTCGATCTCATCGCCGGTGACGATACCGTCTGGGAACGTGAGCCACTCGAACAGTTAGCTCTAAGCGGCCAACTGGCAGCCTATCGCCACCATGGGTTCTGGCACCCAATGGATACCCTGCGCGACAAGAATTATCTGGAAGAACTGTGGCAGAGCGGTAAGGCACCGTGGAAGATTTGGGCGTAA
- a CDS encoding UDP-glucuronic acid decarboxylase family protein — protein MRVLITGGAGFLGSHLCDRFLAEGHTVIAMDNLITGSTDNIAHLAGHPRFLFIHHDVTNYIYIEGPIDAVLHFASPASPIDYLELPIQTLKVGALGTHKALGLARAKGARFLLASTSEVYGDPQVHPQPESYYGHVNPVGPRGVYDEAKRFAEAMTMAYHTYHGVETRIVRIFNTYGPRMRLRDGRVVPNFISQALRGEPLTIYGDGSQTRSFQYVSDLVEGVYRLLFSDEVEPVNIGNPGEFTIAEFAQIVNEITGNKAGVVYRDLRTKDDPQVRQPDITKARRILNWEPKVTLREGLEQTIPWFRQELQRRGEL, from the coding sequence ATGCGCGTGTTAATTACCGGCGGAGCAGGATTTCTCGGTTCACACCTCTGTGATCGTTTTCTGGCTGAAGGTCATACGGTGATCGCAATGGATAATCTGATCACCGGCAGCACCGACAACATCGCTCATCTGGCCGGACACCCTCGCTTCCTCTTCATTCACCACGATGTTACTAATTACATCTATATCGAAGGGCCGATTGACGCCGTGTTGCATTTTGCGTCACCGGCATCGCCAATTGATTACCTTGAGCTACCGATTCAGACGCTCAAAGTGGGTGCTCTCGGTACGCACAAGGCGCTTGGTCTGGCACGGGCCAAAGGTGCCCGCTTCCTCCTCGCTTCAACCTCGGAAGTGTACGGCGACCCCCAGGTCCATCCGCAACCCGAAAGTTACTACGGGCACGTGAATCCGGTCGGGCCGCGCGGCGTCTACGATGAAGCCAAGCGTTTCGCTGAGGCGATGACGATGGCTTATCACACGTATCACGGTGTGGAAACCCGCATTGTTCGCATCTTCAATACCTATGGCCCACGCATGCGGTTGCGTGACGGGCGGGTCGTGCCCAACTTTATTTCACAGGCACTGCGTGGCGAGCCGCTCACTATCTACGGTGATGGCAGCCAGACCCGTTCGTTCCAGTACGTTTCCGATCTGGTTGAAGGCGTGTACCGATTGCTCTTCAGTGATGAGGTCGAACCGGTCAATATTGGTAATCCGGGTGAGTTTACGATAGCCGAGTTTGCCCAGATTGTGAATGAGATCACGGGCAATAAGGCTGGCGTCGTCTACCGCGATCTGCGCACGAAAGACGACCCTCAAGTGCGGCAACCCGATATTACCAAAGCGCGCCGAATTCTCAATTGGGAACCGAAAGTGACGTTGCGCGAAGGCCTAGAGCAGACAATACCCTGGTTCCGGCAGGAACTACAACGACGTGGCGAATTATAA
- a CDS encoding NAD-dependent epimerase/dehydratase family protein: MVNLQTFAGARVLITGGLGFIGSNLAHRLVELGANVTLVDSLIPEYGGNLYNIAGIEDRVRVNIADVRDEYSMNYLVQGQDVLFNLAGQTSHLDSMRNPYIDLDINCRAQLSILEACRKHNPGITVVYASTRQIYGKPNYLPVDERHLLHPVDVNGINKMAGEWYHILYNNVYGIRACALRLTNTYGPRMRVKDARQTFLGIWIRNVIEGKPIQVWGDGSQLRDFTYIDDCVDALLLAALHPAASGQIFNLGGLEVISLRDLAALTVEVAGGGSFEIIPYPADRKPIDIGDYYADDRRIRTMLGWQPRIDLRTGLARTIAFYREHRHHYWDVQVEGV, encoded by the coding sequence ATGGTAAATCTACAAACGTTTGCCGGGGCACGGGTGTTGATCACCGGTGGCCTGGGTTTTATCGGCTCAAATCTGGCCCATCGCCTGGTTGAACTGGGCGCGAACGTCACTCTGGTCGATTCGCTGATCCCAGAGTACGGCGGGAATCTCTACAACATCGCCGGAATCGAAGATCGGGTGCGCGTGAACATTGCCGATGTACGCGATGAATACTCGATGAACTATCTGGTGCAGGGGCAGGATGTGCTCTTTAACCTGGCCGGCCAGACCAGTCATCTCGATTCGATGCGCAATCCGTATATCGATCTCGACATCAATTGCCGGGCGCAGCTCTCTATCCTCGAAGCGTGCCGTAAACATAATCCAGGCATCACCGTCGTGTATGCCTCAACCCGGCAGATTTACGGTAAGCCCAATTACCTGCCGGTAGATGAACGGCATCTTTTGCATCCGGTTGATGTGAATGGCATCAATAAAATGGCCGGCGAATGGTATCACATTCTCTACAACAATGTCTATGGTATTCGGGCATGCGCCTTACGTCTGACCAACACCTACGGCCCGCGCATGCGGGTCAAAGACGCGCGCCAGACCTTTCTTGGTATCTGGATCAGGAATGTCATCGAAGGGAAGCCGATCCAGGTGTGGGGCGATGGTAGTCAGTTACGCGATTTTACCTATATTGATGATTGTGTTGATGCCCTCTTGCTGGCGGCATTGCATCCGGCAGCAAGCGGACAAATTTTTAATCTAGGCGGGCTTGAAGTCATCAGTCTGCGTGACCTGGCCGCACTGACGGTTGAAGTGGCCGGCGGGGGCAGCTTTGAGATTATTCCCTATCCAGCCGACCGCAAGCCGATTGATATTGGTGATTACTATGCCGATGATCGGCGGATCCGCACCATGCTGGGCTGGCAGCCGCGAATTGACCTCCGCACCGGTCTGGCCCGGACTATTGCCTTCTACCGTGAGCATCGCCACCACTATTGGGATGTGCAGGTAGAAGGAGTTTAA